Within Bacteroidota bacterium, the genomic segment TAAGTATGGCTCTCAGGAGAAATTTCAATCCGGGTATTTGATTTTTTAGCAACTTCATTGATAAACAAATCATCATCCCCAGAAAGCACCTGTGCATGGGTTGCAAACCCCCTGTTTTTAAAAAACAGGGATTTACGATAAGCCAGATTCCGGCCTACCCCCATATAAGGCACACCTGCACGGGCAAAAGAAAAATATTGCAATGCAATAAAAAAAGTATCGTAACGAATGATCTTGTCCAAGAAGCCTTTCCTGGGTTCATACTTCCCGTAACCAAGCACAACTTGTGCATCATCCGTAAAATTCTGTTCAATATTAGCCAGCCACATTTTGCTTTTAACATAGCAATCGGCATCGGTCATCACCAGCCATTCATAAGTCGCAGCCTTTATCCCTATGGTCAGGGCCAGCTTTTTCCCGTGAGAGAATTTGTCATCCTGTTTGATCTGAGTGGTTTTTAACCTTGGATATTTCTCCTTAAACTGCCTTAAAACCAATTCGGTATCATCAGAGGAGCAATCATCCACCACAACCACCTCATATTCTGAATAATCCTGTTCAAGTATGGTAGGTAAATTTTTTCTGAGGTTTTCTGCTTCATTCTTTGCACAAATAATAACAGAAACGGGTAATTTCCCGGCTTTTTCTTTATACCCCTTAAAAACAGGTACCCTCATGTAAAAACACAAATAGTAAAATAGCTGGATGAGTAAACTCAAAATAAAAGTACCCAGCAATACCAGACTCAATATATCTATCTTTAAATCA encodes:
- a CDS encoding glycosyltransferase, with amino-acid sequence MEIFDLKIDILSLVLLGTFILSLLIQLFYYLCFYMRVPVFKGYKEKAGKLPVSVIICAKNEAENLRKNLPTILEQDYSEYEVVVVDDCSSDDTELVLRQFKEKYPRLKTTQIKQDDKFSHGKKLALTIGIKAATYEWLVMTDADCYVKSKMWLANIEQNFTDDAQVVLGYGKYEPRKGFLDKIIRYDTFFIALQYFSFARAGVPYMGVGRNLAYRKSLFFKNRGFATHAQVLSGDDDLFINEVAKKSNTRIEISPESHTYSIPEESFNDWTNQKKRHFTTSKFYKTKHKVLLGLEVVSRSLFYISFALLLCFKVFLLYVIGAFILRLILQFTIFKNSMKHLGEKKLLLFSLLLDIFMPYIQLSIILVNSVTSNRNRWK